Proteins encoded within one genomic window of Granulicella pectinivorans:
- a CDS encoding M28 family peptidase, whose product MNLSRLRQVAASATCMALLLISTAPAQEQGGDKVDLDALAQIKSEALEHSQAMENLYYLSEVYGPRVNNSRNHRAAAEWAMKQMKEWGLKNVHLEKWGPFGYGWQIKKFYGALETPAYASLIGFPLAWTPGTNGPVTADAVLAPLHSKDDFAKYKGKLKGKIVLIFDPRELSLHTEVEAKRLTDEEIQARVNGNGFGGARRGAGAAPKPGEYTPSTLSTAAPTGRILRNEVNAFLKEEGVAVALTPGYNGDGGTIFASYGGSQDPKDPVGPPMAAITPEQYNRICRLLQHGTTPKLTFDIQTEYQKDDVMGFNVIGEIPGTSKPDEIVMVGGHFDSWQGGTGATDNGTGSSVAMEAVRILAALHKPMARTVRVALWGGEEEGLYGSLAYVQSHFAPRDTMKKTPEYDKLDVYFNDDSGSGKFRGVSALGNKQLAAIFGSWIAPVKDQGIVAVTGLNAGPTLAPGGTDSTSFSWIGLDGVGFMQDPLEYGSRTHHSNMDLYDRVQKADVMQSSLLEAWFAYNAATRAEMLPRIPTPEPTAK is encoded by the coding sequence ATCTGGATGCCCTGGCGCAGATCAAGAGCGAGGCTCTTGAGCACTCGCAGGCGATGGAGAACCTTTACTACCTGTCTGAGGTCTATGGTCCGCGCGTGAACAACAGCCGCAACCACCGCGCCGCCGCCGAGTGGGCCATGAAACAGATGAAGGAGTGGGGACTCAAGAACGTCCACCTGGAGAAGTGGGGCCCCTTCGGCTACGGATGGCAGATCAAGAAGTTCTATGGCGCGCTCGAGACCCCGGCGTATGCCTCGCTGATCGGGTTCCCGCTGGCATGGACGCCCGGGACCAACGGGCCGGTGACGGCGGATGCGGTGCTGGCTCCGCTGCACTCGAAGGACGACTTCGCCAAGTACAAAGGCAAGCTGAAGGGCAAGATCGTCCTGATCTTCGACCCGCGCGAGCTGTCGCTCCACACGGAAGTCGAAGCCAAGCGCCTGACCGATGAGGAGATCCAGGCACGCGTGAACGGCAATGGCTTTGGCGGGGCCCGCAGAGGTGCAGGCGCTGCGCCGAAGCCGGGCGAGTACACTCCCTCGACGCTCTCCACAGCAGCGCCAACCGGCCGCATTCTTCGCAACGAGGTCAACGCCTTCCTGAAGGAAGAGGGCGTGGCCGTGGCGCTGACGCCGGGTTACAACGGCGACGGCGGCACCATCTTCGCCTCCTACGGCGGATCGCAGGATCCCAAGGATCCGGTTGGGCCTCCGATGGCGGCGATTACGCCCGAGCAGTACAACCGCATCTGCCGCCTTCTGCAGCACGGCACGACGCCCAAGCTGACCTTCGACATCCAGACCGAATACCAGAAGGACGATGTGATGGGCTTCAACGTCATCGGCGAGATTCCCGGCACAAGCAAGCCTGATGAGATCGTGATGGTGGGCGGCCACTTCGATAGCTGGCAGGGTGGCACAGGCGCGACCGACAACGGCACCGGCTCCTCGGTGGCGATGGAGGCCGTCCGCATTCTGGCGGCGCTGCACAAGCCGATGGCGCGCACCGTGCGCGTTGCGCTGTGGGGTGGAGAGGAGGAAGGTCTCTACGGTTCGCTGGCCTATGTGCAATCGCACTTCGCGCCGCGCGACACCATGAAGAAGACCCCCGAGTACGACAAGCTGGATGTGTACTTCAACGACGACTCCGGCTCAGGCAAGTTCCGTGGCGTCTCGGCGCTGGGGAACAAGCAGCTTGCCGCGATCTTCGGTTCGTGGATCGCACCGGTGAAGGACCAGGGCATCGTGGCGGTGACCGGCCTGAACGCCGGACCCACGCTCGCGCCCGGCGGTACGGACTCGACCAGCTTCTCGTGGATCGGCCTCGATGGCGTTGGCTTCATGCAGGATCCGCTGGAGTACGGCTCACGCACCCACCACTCCAACATGGATCTGTACGATCGCGTGCAGAAGGCCGACGTGATGCAGAGCTCGCTGCTCGAGGCCTGGTTTGCCTACAACGCCGCGACCCGCGCGGAGATGCTGCCGCGCATCCCCACTCCGGAACCCACGGCAAAGTAG
- a CDS encoding LysR family transcriptional regulator, which translates to MKNDLGELSAFAMVAEERSFTRAAARLGISQSALSHSIRGLEKRLGLQLLARTTRSVSPTAAGTTLLQELAPALERIERAVAETRKQREAPSGRIRLIIPRTASKVVILPKLAEFTRNYPEIVLEVTSSNDPVDLVAGEYDAGVQLGEFIQRDMIAVRVTREMRLAVVGSPQYFAAKSIPRHPQDLKDHACIGFRFSNGLYRWEFEKGSRALTVSPQGPVSFDDPELVIQAVLEGVGIGTAMENGLLGLIAEGKLVQVLKDWCPSFPGYFLYYPSRRNQPAALAALIETLRLDQ; encoded by the coding sequence ATGAAGAATGACCTGGGAGAGCTTTCAGCGTTCGCCATGGTAGCGGAGGAGCGAAGCTTCACACGCGCCGCCGCGCGGCTGGGCATCTCGCAGTCGGCGCTGAGCCATTCGATCCGTGGCCTGGAGAAGAGGCTTGGACTCCAGTTGCTCGCACGAACGACGCGCAGCGTCTCCCCCACCGCGGCGGGCACGACGCTGCTGCAGGAGCTTGCGCCGGCGCTGGAGCGGATTGAACGCGCCGTCGCGGAGACCAGAAAGCAGAGAGAGGCTCCCTCCGGGCGCATCCGCCTCATCATCCCCCGCACAGCGTCGAAGGTGGTGATTCTGCCGAAACTGGCCGAGTTCACGCGCAACTATCCCGAGATTGTCCTGGAAGTGACGTCGTCGAACGATCCTGTCGACCTCGTCGCCGGAGAGTACGACGCCGGGGTGCAACTGGGCGAGTTCATCCAGCGGGACATGATCGCCGTGCGGGTGACGCGGGAGATGCGCCTCGCCGTGGTCGGATCGCCGCAGTACTTCGCCGCGAAGAGCATTCCGCGGCATCCGCAGGATCTGAAAGACCATGCCTGCATCGGATTTCGCTTCAGCAACGGGCTGTACCGGTGGGAGTTTGAAAAAGGGAGCAGGGCGCTGACGGTGAGCCCGCAGGGGCCTGTCTCGTTCGACGATCCGGAACTCGTCATCCAGGCCGTGCTGGAGGGTGTGGGGATTGGAACGGCGATGGAAAATGGCCTGCTGGGCCTGATCGCGGAGGGCAAGCTGGTTCAGGTCCTCAAGGACTGGTGTCCGTCGTTTCCCGGCTACTTCCTCTACTATCCCA
- a CDS encoding aldo/keto reductase has protein sequence MQKRTLGKSGLEVSALGLGCMGLSFGLGPATEKSEAIRLIRAAVERGVTFFDTAEVYGPYLNEEVVGEALAPFRSSVVIATKFGFEPDAGNDGKWTATNSRPDHIKQVVEGSLKRLRTDTIDLLYQHRVDKNTPIEETAGAVKDLIQAGKVKHFGLSEAGAATIRRAHAVQPVTALQSEYSLFWREPETSVMPTLEELGIGFVPFSPLGKGFLTGKIDASTKFDSTDFRAVVPRFTETNRKANQALVDVITKFAEQKKATPAQVALGWLLAKKPWIVPIPGTTKLSRLEENLGGATIELTADDVKALEAVSSAIQVEGERYPATHAKLIDR, from the coding sequence ATGCAGAAGCGCACACTTGGAAAGAGCGGCCTCGAAGTCTCAGCACTCGGCCTGGGTTGCATGGGCTTGAGCTTCGGCCTTGGCCCCGCCACCGAAAAGTCGGAGGCCATCCGGCTGATCCGCGCCGCGGTCGAGCGCGGCGTCACCTTCTTCGACACCGCCGAGGTCTACGGCCCGTACCTCAATGAGGAGGTCGTGGGCGAAGCGCTCGCGCCCTTCCGCTCCAGCGTCGTCATCGCCACGAAGTTCGGCTTTGAGCCCGATGCCGGCAACGACGGCAAGTGGACCGCCACCAACAGCCGCCCCGACCATATCAAGCAGGTTGTGGAGGGATCGCTGAAGCGTCTCAGGACGGACACGATTGATCTGCTGTACCAGCATCGCGTCGACAAGAACACGCCCATCGAAGAGACGGCCGGGGCGGTGAAGGACCTCATCCAGGCCGGCAAGGTCAAGCACTTCGGCCTGTCCGAGGCCGGTGCAGCGACCATCCGACGCGCCCACGCGGTGCAGCCGGTCACCGCGCTGCAGAGCGAGTACTCGCTCTTCTGGCGCGAACCCGAAACCTCCGTGATGCCCACGCTCGAAGAACTCGGTATCGGCTTTGTTCCCTTCAGCCCTCTGGGCAAGGGCTTCCTCACCGGCAAGATCGATGCGTCCACCAAGTTCGACAGCACCGACTTCCGCGCGGTCGTGCCGCGCTTCACGGAGACAAACCGCAAGGCGAATCAGGCGCTCGTCGACGTGATCACGAAGTTCGCGGAGCAGAAGAAGGCCACGCCGGCGCAGGTCGCTCTTGGATGGCTGCTCGCCAAGAAGCCATGGATCGTGCCCATTCCGGGCACAACCAAGCTCTCGCGGCTGGAAGAGAACCTCGGCGGCGCGACTATCGAACTCACCGCGGACGATGTCAAGGCGCTCGAAGCAGTCTCCTCCGCCATTCAGGTGGAAGGCGAACGCTACCCCGCAACGCACGCGAAGCTGATCGACCGCTAG